A single region of the Nicotiana sylvestris chromosome 6, ASM39365v2, whole genome shotgun sequence genome encodes:
- the LOC138870735 gene encoding uncharacterized protein produces the protein MGQHYLISAKLRFPYTNNMEDYEAYIRGLNMAVDMNIQKLLVIGDSEFLMHQVQGQWATKNSKILPYLHHVQELRKRFIKREFRHVPRIQNEFADALATLSSMIQHPKKNFIDPIPVRIHNQSAYYAHVKEETDGKPWFHDIKEYLAKGEYPERTPNLGLLRCVDTKEASKLLEDVHVGTCGPHVIGFVLAKKILRAGYFWMTIETNCVQYVCKCYQCQLHADMIKVPPNELNATSSPWPFDARGMDVIGRIEPTTSNRRRFILVAIDYFIKWVEAASYKGVTNKVIANFVRDRIVCRFRVPESIVTDNAANLNSDLMKAMCETFKIKHNNSTAYRS, from the exons atgggtcaacattatctgatatctgctaaactcagatttccctacaccaacaacatggaagATTATGAAGCCTACATACGaggactcaacatggcagtcgacatgaatatCCAGAAGCTgttggtaattggtgattcagaATTTCttatgcaccaggtacaaggacagtgggccaccaagaattctaaAATATTGCCATATCTTCACCATGtgcaagaattgagaaagaggttcataaaGAGAGAGTTTCGGCATgtacccagaattcagaatgagtttgccgatgcattggccaccttgtcatctatgatacaacatccgaaaaaaaatttcattgatcctatcccaGTGAGAATTCACAATCAGTCAGCGTATTATGCTCACGTCAAGGAAGAGacggatggaaagccttggttccatgacatcaaggagtatttggcgaaAGGTGAATATCCGGA gagaactcccaatttgggattgctaagatgtgtcgacacaaaagaagcttctaaactacttgaggatGTACATGTTGGGACTTGTGGCCCGCATGTAattggttttgtcttggctaagaagatacttagggcaggttacttttggatgaccatagaGACAAATTGCGTCCAGTATGTCTGCAAATGCTACCAATGCCAACTGCACgctgatatgataaaagtgccaccaaatgagctcaatgcaacaagctcaccttggccattcgatGCTAgaggaatggatgtcattggtcggattgagcccactacttcaaacagacgcaggtttattctggtagccattgattacttcataaaatgggtagaggctgcatcttacaaaggtGTAACCAATAAAGTCATCGCAAACTTTGTCAGGGATCGTATCGTTTGCCGATtcagagttcccgagtccattgttaccgataatgccgccaatctcaacagtgatctgatgaaagccatgtgtgaaactttcaaaatcaagcacaataattccacagcctatagatcTTAG
- the LOC138870736 gene encoding uncharacterized protein: METYKPPTKHIKKILRKMAENHKQLHEKLPFALLGYHTTVCTSTEATPYMLVYGTEAVIPVEVDIPALRIIQEAKLSDAEWIRSRYEQLALIDGKRMNAVCHNQLYHNRMSRAFNKRVKPRQFAQG, from the coding sequence ATGGAGACGTATAAGCCGCCAACAAAacacattaagaagatactaaggaagatggcaGAAAACCATAAACAATTGCACGAGAAGCTACCCTTCGCTCTGTTGGGATATCACACTACAGTTTGCACATCAACCGAGGCAACTCCTTACATGCTGGTCTATGGTACTGAAGCGGTCATCCCGGTCGAGGTAGATATTCCTGCTTTAAGGATTATACAGGAAGctaaactcagcgatgcagaatggataaggagccgctatgaacaattggcccttatagatgggaaaaggatgaacgcagtatgtcacaacCAGCTTTACCATAACAGAATGTCTAGGGCTTTCaataaaagggtcaaaccaaggcaatttgcacaaGGATAG
- the LOC138870734 gene encoding uncharacterized protein, with the protein MAEELKKLTSRVQGVEGGKEIEGDPWVHLRTYCDKLVGVGKDEKIQMKLFMRSLIGDALSLYISQDPKKWSNCVSMASNFVDRFNFNTENAPDVFYIQNLKKKPTETFCEYTTRWRSEAAKVRPSLDKEQINKFFVRAQDPQYYERLIVIENHKFSNIIKFRERIKEGIKSGIVTNFEALQATNKVNPSKTCAHHSGMKGHTIDECRTLKDKIQMLIDNKFIQAKEAIPNVRNNTLLDHRFGGTQSPIEIEISASIPFEVEAKREGKDGGIYTPDNLGGPSKDVATKYPVIETGPDDHWRKVQAREYCVIDHLNKTPTQISILSLLQNSEAYKNALMKVSSEAYMPNNITCREVANVVGQVLESHKVIFYKDELPPEGLNHNRALHITVQFEDKFIARVFIDGGSSLNICPLDTLKILGKGFHEIRAGSMNLKAFDGS; encoded by the exons atggcagaagaactcaagaaattgacaagtcgggtccagggtgtcgaaggcggcaaagagatagaag gtgatccctgggttcatctgaggacctattgtgacaaacttgttggggtcggaaaagatgaaaagatccagatgaaactctttatgaggagtcttattggaGATGCTTTATCCTTGTATATCAGTcaggatcccaagaaatggtccaattgtgTGAGTATGGCATCCAATTTCGTGGACCGATTCAatttcaacacagaaaatgcaccagatgttttctacatccagaatcttaagaagaagccGACAGAAACTTTCTGCGAGTAcactactcgttggaggtcagaagcagccaaagtcaggccatctttggacaaGGAACAGAtaaacaagttcttcgtcagagcacaggatccacaatattatgaaaggttgatagttattgaaaatcataaattctctaatatcatcaaaTTCAGAGAAAGAAtcaaagaaggaatcaagagcgggatagtgacaaactttgaggcactacaggccacaaacaag GTCAACCCAAGCAAAACATGTGCAcaccattctggtatgaaagggcacaccattgacgagtgccgaacattgaaagataagatccagatgctgattgacaacaagttcatacaggcgaaggaagccatacccaatgtccgcaacaacacTCTCCTTGATCATAGATTTggtggg ACTCAGTCACCAATTGAAATTGAGATAAGTGCATcaattccatttgaggtagag GCaaaaagggaaggcaaagatggaggaatctatacacctgacaacttgggaggaccaagtaaagATGTTGCTACTAAGTATCCTGTCATTGAAACAGGACCAGATGACCATTGGAGGAAAGTGCAAGCAAGGGAATATTgcgtcattgatcatttgaacaaaaccccaactcagatatccatactgtcactgttgcaaaattcagaggcatacaagaatgctttgatgaaggtgtctAGTGAAGCCTAcatgcccaacaatatcacctgcagAGAGGTGGCCAATGTGGTAGGGCAGGTGCTAGAAAGTCATAAAGTAATCTTCTacaaagatgagctaccgccgGAAGGATTAaatcacaaccgagcattgcatatcacagtgcaatttgaagacaaatttattgccaGGGTCTttattgatggaggttcaagcctcaatatttgtccattggatacTTTGAAAATactgggcaaaggtttccatgaaatacgggcagggAGCATGAAtttgaaagctttcgatgggtcctaa